Genomic DNA from Hymenobacter gelipurpurascens:
TTCAAGCAACCGGTTGGTTAAGTCATAGTCCTCACAAGGCCAAAACTCCCTGCGCAACCCGCCGATGAGTTGGAACACCCGCTTGTTGATCATCAGGCCAGTGAAAGCAATCAAAGTGAATTCGTTCGTGGCCACCGCCCGCTTACCTTCTTCCACAGTGCGCAGGCCTGGGTAGCGCTGAATGCCCAGGCGCTGCCCCTGCTCGTTGATGTAGTAGCAGTGACAGCTGCTGGCATCCACCTCGGGGTGCTCCAGGTGGTAGGCCAGCTGCCGGGCCAGGCGCTCGGGCAGCATCACGTCGTCCGCATCAAGAAACACGCACCACTCGCCCCGTGCTTGTTCCACCAACCGATTTGTTGAGAGGCATTTACCCGCATTAGGAGAAAAAGATGCTCGTACGCGGGCATCGCGGTAGGCAAACTCACGAATGATGGCGGCGGAGTTGTCGGTCGAGCCGTCATCGTGCAGCAGCAGCTCGAAGTCCTGATACTGCTGTCCCAGGACGCTATCGAGAGTTTCGGCCAGATAACGCTCCTGGTTGTAAACCGGTAGGATAATGGATAGTAAAGATTGCATTGCCCAGCCGGTTTACAGGTTATATGGAAGGTGTTACTCCTTGGGTCAGGACCTTGCGCACCGTAGCTAAGCCAAAATATGGGTTTAGCAACAGGCTGGCCGCAAAGGCTCTCAGTGCTCGTACGTAGCGTTTGGTGTGCAAACAGAACCTGGCTTCCCGGTACAACATTATCGAGTAATGATGGCGGCGGCGGTTAAGCTTCTGCCACCAGGGGATGCGCCGCAGACCCGCCATAAAGGCTTCTCGAGAAATCTCGGGCTCTCCCTGGCGGCGCAGCTC
This window encodes:
- a CDS encoding glycosyltransferase family 2 protein, which translates into the protein MQSLLSIILPVYNQERYLAETLDSVLGQQYQDFELLLHDDGSTDNSAAIIREFAYRDARVRASFSPNAGKCLSTNRLVEQARGEWCVFLDADDVMLPERLARQLAYHLEHPEVDASSCHCYYINEQGQRLGIQRYPGLRTVEEGKRAVATNEFTLIAFTGLMINKRVFQLIGGLRREFWPCEDYDLTNRLLEHGYSLIILPEPLMLYRIHTTSVTMSQPLHTFDVLDFSVRCTELRRQGEPEISREAFMAGLRRIPWWQKLNRRR